A region of Sphingomonas crusticola DNA encodes the following proteins:
- a CDS encoding ImuA family protein, whose product MTCESQPLPAPQRPTGLMPDIGFAQAAPVRFALGAAPLDAALGGGLANARLHELWPATVEDAPSTAGFALMLALRASGNSGTIVWIEQERGRQGALYPPGLMELGIDPARILFVTTPDEKSLLRAAGDVVRSPAAAVAVIAPADSARLLDLTASRRLTLFAERSGTTAILLRTTDPQAPSAATTRWRVASCLSQALEANAPGAPAFALDLIRQRGGAPSAGWRLEWDRDRACFAPLSRLVAVDDGGGYLAAG is encoded by the coding sequence ATGACGTGCGAGTCGCAACCCCTTCCTGCGCCACAGCGCCCTACCGGCCTTATGCCGGACATCGGCTTTGCACAGGCGGCGCCGGTCCGCTTCGCGCTGGGCGCAGCGCCGCTGGATGCCGCGCTGGGCGGCGGATTGGCCAATGCGCGCCTGCACGAACTCTGGCCTGCTACCGTCGAGGATGCGCCGAGCACGGCCGGCTTCGCGCTGATGCTGGCGCTCAGGGCCAGTGGGAATTCCGGCACCATCGTCTGGATCGAGCAGGAGCGCGGGCGCCAGGGCGCGCTTTACCCGCCCGGCCTGATGGAGCTTGGGATCGATCCCGCGCGCATCCTGTTCGTCACCACGCCCGACGAGAAGAGCCTGCTGCGCGCCGCCGGCGATGTCGTGCGCTCGCCGGCGGCGGCGGTGGCCGTGATCGCGCCCGCGGATTCGGCGCGGCTGCTCGATCTTACCGCCAGCCGCCGGCTCACTTTATTTGCCGAGCGATCGGGCACGACCGCGATCCTGCTACGCACCACCGATCCGCAGGCGCCGTCCGCCGCGACCACGCGCTGGCGGGTGGCGTCATGCCTGTCCCAGGCGCTGGAAGCCAATGCCCCCGGCGCGCCTGCCTTTGCGCTCGACCTGATCCGCCAGCGCGGCGGCGCCCCGTCCGCCGGCTGGCGGCTGGAGTGGGATCGTGACCGTGCCTGCTTCGCGCCGCTATCTCGCCTTGTGGCTGTCGATGATGGCGGAGGATATCTGGCGGCTGGATAA
- the otnI gene encoding 2-oxo-tetronate isomerase, with translation MVKLAANLSMMFTEAPFLERFALAADAGFTAVEMMFPYEVPAAEVADHLRRHGLAMVLFNIPAGDWAGGERGIGALPDRVDEFRAGAQKALDYARILACPRLHLMAGKAPAGEESRRTLIDNIRYAANLVVGDKIDILLEPINTRVDVPGYFYDTTAPVLDIIREAGAPNVKLQYDIYHMQIMEGDLARTIERLLPSIGHIQLADNPGRGEPGTGEINYSWLLEHIDRLGYDGYVGCEYKPAAQTQDGLGWTKPYLKGQSQ, from the coding sequence ATGGTAAAGCTCGCCGCAAACCTATCGATGATGTTTACCGAAGCGCCGTTTCTAGAACGATTCGCGCTTGCCGCGGACGCGGGCTTTACCGCCGTGGAGATGATGTTCCCCTACGAGGTGCCCGCAGCTGAGGTGGCCGACCACCTCCGTCGGCACGGCCTGGCTATGGTGCTGTTCAACATCCCCGCGGGGGATTGGGCGGGCGGCGAGCGCGGCATCGGTGCGCTGCCCGATCGCGTGGATGAATTCCGCGCCGGCGCTCAAAAGGCGCTGGACTATGCGCGCATACTCGCCTGCCCGCGCCTTCACCTCATGGCCGGCAAGGCGCCGGCTGGGGAGGAGTCGCGGCGGACACTGATCGACAATATCCGCTACGCCGCCAATCTCGTCGTGGGCGACAAGATCGATATTCTGCTGGAACCGATCAACACCCGCGTCGACGTGCCGGGCTATTTCTACGATACGACCGCGCCGGTGCTCGACATCATTCGCGAGGCGGGCGCCCCCAACGTGAAGCTGCAATACGATATCTACCACATGCAGATCATGGAGGGCGATCTGGCGCGCACGATCGAGCGGCTCCTGCCCTCGATCGGCCATATCCAGCTGGCGGACAATCCCGGCCGGGGTGAACCCGGCACCGGCGAAATCAACTATTCCTGGCTGCTCGAGCACATCGATCGGCTCGGCTACGACGGCTATGTCGGCTGCGAATACAAGCCTGCCGCGCAGACCCAGGACGGTCTCGGCTGGACCAAACCTTACCTGAAGGGTCAGAGCCAATGA
- a CDS encoding Y-family DNA polymerase, translated as MTVPASRRYLALWLSMMAEDIWRLDNDLLPGTGRGTAAEGGGGGAIWSVPQLPSTIAAQCPPSRADAGEDPPIVFVEKLNNAMRLTALSRAALKLGLTPSLTLADARARVPDLMALDRDHQAEARLLARIVAGCARYTPMAAAAPPDGAILDITGCLHGYDGEQGLKTDLAARLAEGGITARLAFGDTPEQARALARFGRDGGDPLALRVEALEVDPAVTLALRRAGLKTIGALASRPRRMLAARFGDLAIRLARLLGEQDRHITPERPLPPVFALRRFAEPIARVEDALACLEELGNEIATVLLERHQGGRRFIARLFRSDGAIAMVEIATGQPTRDPALLGRLFRERIDALADPIDPGFGFDLIRLDVPATEPLAARQDNYTAPARHDEKMAELVDRLSVRLGARRIYRARLENSHIPECASAPCAPASSHAWEAPPADEPPLRPLRLLDPPQSVGAVVSEVPDGPPKRFTWRGQTYAIARWEGPERIAAEWWRRRDRAGRPRDYYRVEDADGHRFWLFRHGLHASGGAGEQPGWYIHGLFA; from the coding sequence GTGACCGTGCCTGCTTCGCGCCGCTATCTCGCCTTGTGGCTGTCGATGATGGCGGAGGATATCTGGCGGCTGGATAATGATCTCCTCCCCGGCACGGGGAGGGGGACCGCCGCCGAAGGCGGTGGTGGAGGGGCAATCTGGAGCGTCCCCCAATTGCCCTCCACCATCGCTGCGCAATGCCCCCCCTCCCGAGCAGATGCCGGGGAAGACCCGCCCATCGTTTTCGTCGAGAAGCTCAACAATGCGATGCGGCTGACCGCCTTGTCGCGCGCGGCACTCAAGCTTGGCCTCACCCCCTCCCTCACCCTCGCCGACGCCCGCGCGCGGGTGCCCGACCTGATGGCGCTGGATCGCGATCATCAGGCCGAGGCGCGCCTGCTCGCGCGCATCGTCGCCGGCTGCGCGCGATATACGCCGATGGCCGCGGCCGCGCCGCCCGATGGCGCGATCCTCGACATTACCGGTTGCCTCCATGGTTATGACGGCGAGCAAGGTCTCAAGACCGATCTCGCTGCACGACTGGCGGAGGGTGGCATCACCGCCCGGCTCGCCTTCGGCGACACGCCGGAACAGGCGCGCGCGCTCGCCCGTTTCGGCCGCGACGGCGGCGATCCGCTCGCCTTGCGGGTCGAGGCGCTTGAGGTCGATCCGGCGGTGACGCTCGCGCTACGCCGCGCCGGGCTGAAGACGATCGGCGCGCTCGCCTCCCGGCCGCGCCGGATGCTGGCGGCGCGGTTCGGCGATCTGGCCATCCGCCTCGCCCGCCTGCTTGGCGAGCAGGATCGCCACATCACGCCCGAACGGCCCTTGCCGCCGGTGTTCGCGCTGCGCCGCTTCGCCGAGCCGATCGCACGGGTCGAGGATGCGCTCGCCTGTCTGGAGGAACTCGGCAACGAGATCGCTACCGTCCTGCTCGAACGCCATCAGGGCGGACGACGCTTCATCGCGCGCTTGTTCCGCAGCGACGGGGCCATCGCCATGGTCGAGATCGCCACCGGCCAGCCGACGCGCGATCCCGCTTTGCTCGGCCGCCTGTTCCGCGAGCGGATCGATGCACTAGCCGATCCGATCGACCCTGGTTTCGGCTTCGATCTGATCCGGCTCGACGTGCCCGCCACCGAGCCGCTGGCGGCGCGCCAGGACAATTATACCGCCCCCGCCCGCCACGACGAGAAGATGGCCGAACTGGTCGATCGCCTGTCCGTCCGCCTCGGGGCGCGACGCATCTATCGCGCGCGGCTGGAGAATAGCCACATCCCCGAATGCGCCTCGGCCCCGTGTGCGCCGGCTTCGTCACATGCCTGGGAAGCCCCGCCCGCCGACGAGCCACCGCTGCGCCCACTGCGCTTGCTCGATCCGCCGCAGTCGGTCGGCGCGGTGGTATCGGAAGTGCCGGACGGCCCCCCTAAGCGCTTTACCTGGCGCGGCCAGACCTATGCGATCGCGCGCTGGGAAGGCCCGGAACGGATCGCCGCCGAATGGTGGCGCCGCCGCGACCGTGCCGGCCGGCCGCGCGATTATTACCGGGTCGAAGATGCCGACGGTCACCGATTCTGGTTGTTCCGCCACGGCCTGCATGCGTCCGGCGGCGCGGGCGAACAACCGGGCTGGTATATCCACGGCCTGTTCGCATGA
- a CDS encoding CC0125/CC1285 family lipoprotein, which produces MVQSKLPIVAKCSTALVALSLALTGCATPTPYQPLSRPGSLAGGYSDIQIEPNRFRVSFSGNSMTSRDTVETFLLYRAAQLTVDRGFDWFVMADRNTDRNSNTYVSQPFASGPWGYWGPSWRYRGRGFGWRGWDPYWGDPFWGGNIDISTVTRYEATAEIVTGRGPKPADNPRAFDARAVLANLASRVQTPR; this is translated from the coding sequence ATGGTGCAGAGCAAATTACCAATCGTCGCGAAATGCAGCACTGCGCTGGTCGCCCTTTCGCTGGCTTTGACCGGTTGCGCCACGCCGACACCTTACCAGCCTTTGTCGCGGCCGGGGTCACTGGCGGGCGGCTATAGCGACATACAGATCGAGCCGAACCGCTTCCGCGTCAGCTTCTCTGGCAATTCAATGACATCGCGCGACACCGTCGAGACCTTCCTTCTCTATCGCGCGGCGCAATTAACGGTCGATCGCGGTTTCGACTGGTTCGTCATGGCGGACCGCAATACCGACCGGAACAGCAATACCTATGTCTCGCAGCCGTTCGCCTCGGGCCCATGGGGCTATTGGGGACCCTCCTGGCGCTATCGTGGCCGCGGCTTCGGCTGGCGTGGCTGGGATCCCTATTGGGGCGATCCCTTCTGGGGCGGCAATATCGATATCTCTACTGTGACCCGTTACGAGGCGACGGCCGAGATCGTCACCGGCCGCGGGCCCAAGCCTGCCGACAATCCGCGCGCATTTGACGCGCGAGCCGTGCTGGCCAATCTCGCATCGCGCGTCCAGACCCCGCGATGA
- a CDS encoding P-II family nitrogen regulator: MKLVIAIIKPFKLDDVREALSALGVQGMTVTEVKGFGRQKGQTEIYRGAEYSTNMVPKIKVEVACSADLAPRVVEAVQQSANTGAIGDGKIFVLDVGQVVRIRTGETDETAL, translated from the coding sequence ATGAAACTCGTAATAGCCATCATCAAACCGTTTAAGCTCGACGACGTGCGCGAGGCTCTGTCCGCGCTCGGCGTCCAGGGCATGACGGTCACCGAAGTGAAAGGCTTCGGCCGCCAGAAGGGCCAGACCGAGATCTACCGTGGTGCCGAATACAGCACGAACATGGTGCCCAAGATCAAGGTCGAGGTCGCATGCAGCGCCGATCTCGCGCCGCGGGTGGTGGAGGCGGTGCAGCAATCCGCCAACACCGGCGCGATCGGCGACGGCAAGATCTTCGTGCTCGACGTCGGTCAGGTGGTGCGGATCCGCACCGGTGAGACCGACGAGACGGCTCTCTAG
- a CDS encoding TIGR01244 family sulfur transferase, translating to MFRTLDSSISVFGQIEPDDIATAKAQGFTTIINNRPDDEQPGQPDSAEIEAAAHEAGLTYVAIPVDHSGFAEWQIAAMADTLEKADGPVLAFCRSGTRSTFLWALARNRLGDEGEALIAKAAGAGYDLNSIRPILTKPYPIE from the coding sequence ATGTTCCGCACGCTCGACTCGTCGATCTCGGTGTTCGGCCAGATCGAACCGGACGATATCGCCACCGCCAAGGCGCAGGGTTTCACCACCATCATCAACAACCGCCCTGATGACGAGCAGCCGGGCCAGCCGGATAGCGCCGAGATCGAAGCGGCGGCTCACGAGGCGGGCCTGACCTATGTCGCGATCCCGGTGGATCATTCGGGCTTCGCCGAATGGCAGATCGCGGCGATGGCGGACACGCTGGAGAAGGCGGATGGGCCGGTGTTGGCCTTCTGCCGTTCGGGGACGCGTTCCACCTTCCTGTGGGCGCTGGCGCGCAATCGGCTGGGCGACGAAGGCGAAGCGCTGATCGCGAAGGCAGCGGGGGCGGGTTATGACCTGAACTCGATCCGCCCGATCCTGACCAAGCCTTATCCGATCGAATAG
- a CDS encoding ammonium transporter has product MKLSTKILAGLGMVGVAALMSHPALAQAAAAPAAASPVPAATVNKGDTAWMLVASLLVLMMSVPGLALFYGGLVRTKNMLSILTQVLVIVCMVAVIWVTWGYSETFTSSGSPFVGGLSKLFLKGVDANAQAATFSNGVYIPELVYVCFQMTFACITPALIVGSFAERVKFSPLMLFVALWVTLVYFPIAHMVWFWGGPDAIANAALQGKAALDAVNGDVGFLFGMGALDFAGGTVVHINAGIAGLVGCLYFGKRIGYPREPMPPHSLTMTMIGASLLWVGWFGFNAGSNLESNGVTGVAFMNTFIATAAAGLSWVLVEQVVKGKPSLLGAASGVVAGLVAVTPASGFAGTMGSVILGLIVSPICFFFVSTVKTKLGYDDTLDVFGIHCIGGIIGALATGILVDPALGGQGIADYASQPGTAVFGYTSYGAQLFIQAKAVIVTLLWSGIGSFILFFAIDKTWGMRVTPEVEHEGLDIAEHGERAYHY; this is encoded by the coding sequence ATGAAGCTTTCGACCAAGATATTGGCCGGGCTGGGAATGGTGGGCGTCGCAGCGCTCATGTCCCACCCCGCGCTCGCGCAGGCCGCAGCAGCGCCTGCCGCCGCCTCGCCCGTTCCGGCCGCGACCGTCAACAAGGGCGACACCGCCTGGATGCTGGTCGCCTCCTTGCTCGTGCTGATGATGTCGGTACCGGGCCTCGCGCTGTTCTACGGCGGCCTCGTCCGCACCAAGAACATGCTTTCGATCCTCACCCAGGTGTTGGTGATCGTGTGCATGGTCGCGGTGATTTGGGTCACCTGGGGCTATTCGGAAACCTTTACCAGCAGCGGCAGCCCCTTCGTCGGCGGCCTGTCCAAGCTGTTCCTGAAGGGCGTCGATGCCAATGCGCAGGCGGCAACCTTCTCCAACGGCGTCTATATTCCCGAGCTCGTTTACGTCTGCTTCCAGATGACCTTCGCCTGTATCACGCCGGCGCTGATCGTCGGCAGCTTCGCCGAGCGCGTGAAATTCTCGCCGCTGATGCTGTTCGTCGCCCTGTGGGTCACGCTGGTCTATTTCCCGATCGCACACATGGTGTGGTTCTGGGGCGGCCCAGACGCCATCGCGAACGCGGCGCTGCAGGGCAAGGCTGCGCTCGACGCCGTCAATGGCGACGTGGGCTTCCTGTTCGGTATGGGCGCGCTCGACTTTGCCGGCGGCACCGTGGTGCACATCAATGCCGGTATCGCGGGCCTCGTCGGTTGCCTGTATTTCGGCAAGCGTATCGGTTATCCGCGTGAGCCGATGCCGCCGCACTCGCTGACCATGACGATGATCGGCGCCTCCCTGCTGTGGGTGGGCTGGTTCGGCTTCAACGCCGGTTCCAACCTCGAATCCAATGGCGTCACCGGCGTTGCCTTCATGAACACCTTCATTGCTACTGCCGCAGCCGGCCTCTCGTGGGTGCTGGTCGAGCAGGTCGTGAAGGGCAAGCCGTCGCTGCTCGGTGCGGCTTCGGGTGTGGTCGCCGGCCTGGTGGCCGTCACACCGGCGTCGGGTTTTGCCGGGACGATGGGTTCAGTCATCCTCGGTCTGATCGTATCGCCGATCTGCTTCTTCTTCGTCAGCACGGTGAAGACTAAGCTTGGCTATGACGACACGCTCGACGTGTTCGGCATCCACTGCATCGGCGGCATCATCGGGGCGCTCGCCACCGGCATCCTCGTCGACCCGGCGCTGGGTGGCCAGGGCATCGCCGATTATGCCTCGCAGCCTGGTACGGCCGTGTTCGGTTACACCAGCTACGGAGCGCAGCTGTTCATCCAGGCCAAGGCGGTGATCGTCACCCTGCTGTGGTCGGGTATAGGCTCCTTCATCCTCTTCTTCGCCATCGACAAGACGTGGGGCATGCGTGTCACGCCGGAAGTCGAGCATGAAGGCCTCGACATCGCCGAACATGGCGAGCGGGCCTACCACTATTGA
- a CDS encoding patatin-like phospholipase family protein: MTKLSPPAPAARGKGVSLALGGGAARGWAHIGALDVLQEEGIKVDAVAGTSIGALAALCFVTGRLDILETIALGATHRRVLAYLDPHLGRGAWLGGRRIARELTTHFAGLQLEDLPIPIALIAADLETAEEVRLTSGAAISAVQASIGLPGIFRPIARDGRLLIDGGMVANVPIAAARALAAHSPVVAIDLMGDYAGYIRASTHDGQRSALGTLRSAFLMMVTQQTRLAVALDPPEVMIAIPAGHISTGAFTRAAELIRLGREAATAALPAIRACLDAASFADPLPQEAE; the protein is encoded by the coding sequence GTGACGAAGCTCTCGCCCCCTGCTCCGGCAGCCCGCGGCAAAGGAGTATCGCTCGCCTTAGGCGGCGGAGCGGCGCGCGGCTGGGCGCATATCGGCGCGCTGGATGTGCTGCAGGAGGAAGGGATCAAGGTTGATGCCGTCGCCGGTACCTCGATCGGGGCGCTTGCCGCCTTATGCTTTGTCACAGGCAGGCTCGATATTCTCGAAACGATCGCACTTGGCGCCACCCACCGTCGCGTGCTTGCTTACCTCGACCCCCATCTCGGGCGCGGTGCCTGGCTTGGTGGGCGGCGCATCGCGCGCGAGCTGACGACCCATTTCGCCGGGCTGCAGCTTGAGGACCTTCCGATCCCGATCGCGCTAATAGCCGCGGATCTCGAGACCGCCGAGGAGGTCCGCCTCACCTCGGGCGCGGCGATCAGTGCCGTCCAGGCTTCGATCGGCCTGCCCGGAATCTTCCGCCCGATCGCGCGCGACGGCCGCCTGCTGATCGATGGCGGTATGGTCGCCAACGTGCCGATCGCCGCCGCCCGCGCGCTTGCCGCCCACAGTCCGGTGGTCGCGATCGATCTGATGGGCGATTATGCAGGCTATATCCGCGCCAGCACGCATGACGGACAACGCTCGGCGCTGGGCACGCTGCGTTCGGCCTTTTTGATGATGGTCACGCAGCAGACCCGCCTCGCGGTCGCGCTCGATCCGCCCGAAGTCATGATCGCGATCCCCGCCGGTCACATCAGCACCGGAGCCTTCACCCGCGCCGCTGAGCTGATCCGGCTCGGCCGCGAAGCCGCGACCGCAGCTTTGCCCGCGATCCGCGCCTGCCTCGACGCCGCGTCGTTCGCCGATCCCTTGCCGCAAGAGGCTGAATAG
- a CDS encoding error-prone DNA polymerase has protein sequence MSTAAYVELAAASNFSFLYGASHGSDMLARALELGHSGLGIADRNTVAGVVRVWQALKDNRKKLPHDATLRDFKLVTGTRLIFADGTPDIIAYPETRYGWGRLCRLLSTGNMRADKGDCVLSLGDLLEHLGDLLLIVLPESTRREGEGMARRLDKQTQLPPDVRDESSIFPFPVEGRGPAPSANPRGSAGAALVAPLAEPDPGLRRGTANNDNVIAFPARGPTESRDALTRTLATLRTVAFDRVWLGAAMRRSGSDHRGLAKLAKLARTAQVPLLAINDALYATPEDRPLQDVLTAIRLGISVNEGGKKFEANAERHLKDPAEMARLFRNHPEAITETSRFHARIRFDLKDLRYEYPHEPVPPGWKPIRWLKRLVGKAAGKKWPEGLPSKVRTMLQEEFSLIEKQDIPYYFLTVHDLVRFARRQKPPILCQGRGSAANSMVCYLLGITSIDPAEHNLLFSRFLSAERAEPPDIDVDFEHERREEVMQYIYRRYGRHRAGIVATVIHYRSRSAVREVGKALGLTEDVTTRLVSTVWGSFSNKMEQARFHETGFSLDNPEIERLHHFVGRLLDAPFPRHLSQHVGGYVLTEYRLDETVPIHHAAMADRTFIEWDKDDIDALGLMKVDVLALGMLTCLSKAFNLIHASDGPDYTLASLPPEDPATYKMLQKGDSIGVFQVESRAQMNMLPRLMPKEFYDLVVQVAIVRPGPIQGDMVHPYLRRRAGLEKAEFPSPDPAHGPADELRELLGRTYGVPLFQEQAMKLAITAAEFTPEEANQLRRAMATFRHVGGMHNFREKMVDGMTRRGYQRDFAERCYRQIEGFGSYGFPESHALSFALLVYASAFIKKHYPAAFCAALLNSQPMGFYAPAQIVGDARENEVDVREIDVSSSDWDNLLEPDHGQYAVRLGFRQIDGFKEDWARAIMDCRPTLPEKNRTSAQRIEALARAARLPSRALRLLADADAFRSYGYDRREALWEVRRTPSEALPLFAAADARELGNEEDAQLPVMPLSEHVAADYQMTRLSLKAHPMSFLRPLFAAEGVLSAQQMRDAKDGTRGKVAGVVLVRQRPGEGKAIFVTLEDESGVANILLWARDFEKYRRAVMASRLMEVRGVIQKSPEGVVHLMGAHVVDRTHELERLSEDHPTRTTLSRADVFEHPQLPRHAVPRGSHPRNVRVLPPSRDFH, from the coding sequence ATGAGCACGGCGGCCTATGTCGAGCTGGCGGCGGCCAGCAATTTCTCGTTCCTATATGGCGCAAGCCACGGCAGCGACATGCTCGCCCGCGCGCTGGAACTGGGGCATAGCGGACTAGGTATCGCCGATCGCAATACGGTCGCGGGCGTGGTGCGCGTGTGGCAGGCGCTCAAGGATAACCGGAAAAAACTCCCGCACGACGCAACACTGCGCGATTTCAAGCTCGTCACCGGTACGCGGCTGATCTTCGCCGACGGCACCCCCGACATCATCGCCTATCCCGAGACCCGCTATGGTTGGGGCCGGCTGTGCCGCTTGCTCTCCACCGGTAATATGCGCGCCGACAAGGGCGATTGCGTATTGTCCTTGGGCGACCTGCTCGAACATTTGGGTGATCTGCTGCTGATCGTCCTCCCGGAAAGCACACGCCGCGAAGGCGAAGGGATGGCCCGCAGGCTGGACAAGCAGACTCAACTGCCTCCTGATGTTCGCGACGAAAGCTCCATTTTCCCGTTCCCTGTCGAAGGCCGGGGTCCAGCCCCGTCAGCAAATCCGCGCGGCAGCGCGGGCGCGGCTTTGGTCGCTCCCTTGGCAGAGCCGGACCCCGGCCTTCGCCGGGGAACGGCTAATAATGACAATGTTATCGCTTTCCCCGCCCGTGGTCCGACGGAAAGTCGGGACGCCCTGACCCGGACGCTCGCCACCCTGCGCACCGTGGCCTTCGATCGGGTGTGGTTGGGCGCAGCGATGCGCCGTTCCGGCTCCGATCACCGCGGTCTTGCCAAATTGGCAAAGCTCGCTCGCACCGCGCAGGTACCTTTGCTCGCGATCAACGATGCGCTCTACGCCACGCCCGAAGATCGTCCCCTGCAGGACGTGCTCACCGCGATCCGGCTTGGGATTAGCGTGAATGAAGGTGGCAAGAAGTTTGAAGCCAATGCCGAGCGCCACCTCAAAGACCCTGCCGAGATGGCGCGGTTGTTCCGCAATCATCCCGAAGCGATCACGGAAACCTCACGCTTCCACGCGCGCATCCGCTTCGACCTGAAGGATCTGCGTTACGAATATCCGCACGAGCCGGTACCGCCCGGCTGGAAGCCGATACGGTGGCTCAAGCGGCTGGTCGGCAAGGCCGCGGGCAAGAAATGGCCGGAGGGCCTGCCCTCCAAGGTTCGCACGATGCTCCAGGAAGAGTTCTCGCTAATCGAGAAGCAGGACATCCCTTATTATTTCCTGACGGTCCACGATCTGGTGCGCTTCGCCCGGCGTCAGAAACCTCCGATCCTGTGCCAGGGGCGCGGCTCGGCCGCCAATTCGATGGTCTGTTATCTGCTCGGCATAACCTCAATCGATCCGGCCGAGCATAATCTGCTCTTCTCTCGCTTCCTGTCCGCCGAGCGCGCCGAGCCGCCCGATATCGACGTCGATTTCGAGCATGAGCGGCGCGAAGAGGTGATGCAATATATCTACCGGCGCTATGGCCGCCATCGCGCCGGCATCGTCGCTACCGTCATCCATTATCGTTCGCGCTCGGCCGTGCGCGAGGTCGGCAAAGCGCTGGGTTTAACCGAGGACGTCACCACCCGGCTGGTCAGCACAGTGTGGGGCAGCTTTTCCAACAAGATGGAGCAGGCGCGCTTCCACGAGACCGGCTTCAGCCTCGACAATCCGGAGATTGAGCGGCTCCACCATTTCGTCGGCCGCCTGCTTGACGCCCCCTTCCCACGCCATCTCTCGCAGCATGTCGGCGGCTATGTCCTGACCGAATATCGGCTGGATGAGACGGTACCGATCCATCACGCCGCGATGGCGGATCGCACCTTCATCGAATGGGACAAGGACGATATCGACGCGCTTGGCCTGATGAAGGTCGATGTCCTCGCGCTTGGCATGCTGACCTGCTTGAGCAAGGCGTTCAACCTGATCCACGCCAGTGACGGCCCCGATTATACGCTCGCCTCCCTGCCGCCTGAGGATCCGGCCACTTATAAGATGCTCCAGAAAGGCGACAGTATCGGCGTCTTCCAGGTCGAAAGTCGGGCTCAGATGAATATGCTGCCGCGGCTGATGCCGAAGGAATTTTACGATCTGGTGGTGCAGGTCGCGATCGTGCGGCCCGGCCCGATCCAGGGCGACATGGTCCACCCTTATCTGCGCCGGCGAGCCGGGCTGGAAAAAGCTGAATTCCCCTCGCCCGATCCAGCGCATGGCCCTGCCGATGAGCTGCGCGAGCTGCTCGGAAGGACATATGGTGTGCCGCTTTTCCAGGAACAGGCAATGAAGCTCGCCATCACTGCCGCCGAGTTCACGCCGGAGGAAGCCAATCAGTTACGGCGCGCCATGGCCACATTCCGTCATGTTGGCGGCATGCATAATTTCCGCGAAAAAATGGTCGATGGCATGACCCGGCGTGGATACCAGCGTGATTTTGCCGAACGTTGCTACCGCCAGATCGAAGGCTTTGGCAGCTACGGTTTCCCGGAAAGCCATGCGCTGAGCTTCGCCTTGCTGGTCTATGCCTCGGCTTTCATCAAGAAACATTATCCAGCCGCTTTCTGCGCTGCCCTGCTCAATTCGCAGCCAATGGGCTTCTACGCACCCGCGCAGATTGTCGGCGACGCGCGGGAGAATGAAGTCGACGTGCGCGAGATCGATGTTTCCTCCAGCGACTGGGACAACCTCCTCGAGCCAGACCATGGTCAGTACGCGGTGCGGTTGGGGTTTCGCCAGATCGACGGTTTCAAGGAGGATTGGGCCAGGGCGATCATGGATTGCCGGCCAACGCTCCCCGAAAAGAACCGTACCAGCGCGCAACGGATTGAAGCGCTCGCCCGCGCCGCCCGTTTGCCGTCGCGCGCGCTGCGCCTGCTCGCCGATGCCGACGCTTTCCGTTCCTACGGCTATGATCGTCGCGAAGCCTTGTGGGAGGTGCGGCGGACGCCGAGCGAGGCCCTACCCTTGTTCGCCGCCGCCGACGCGCGCGAATTGGGGAATGAGGAGGATGCACAACTGCCCGTCATGCCGTTGAGCGAGCATGTCGCCGCCGATTACCAGATGACGCGCCTGTCGCTGAAGGCGCACCCCATGTCCTTCCTGCGCCCTCTGTTTGCCGCCGAGGGCGTGCTCAGCGCGCAGCAGATGCGCGACGCCAAGGACGGCACGCGCGGCAAGGTCGCGGGCGTGGTGCTGGTCCGCCAGCGCCCGGGCGAGGGCAAGGCGATCTTCGTCACGCTGGAGGATGAGAGTGGCGTCGCCAATATCCTGCTGTGGGCACGCGACTTCGAGAAATATCGCCGCGCGGTGATGGCCTCGCGGCTGATGGAGGTGCGTGGCGTAATCCAGAAGAGCCCGGAAGGTGTCGTCCACCTGATGGGGGCGCATGTCGTCGACCGTACGCACGAACTCGAACGCCTGTCGGAAGACCATCCGACCCGCACTACATTGAGCCGCGCCGACGTGTTCGAGCACCCCCAGCTCCCGCGCCACGCCGTCCCGCGGGGCAGCCATCCGCGCAACGTGCGGGTGCTGCCGCCCAGTCGCGACTTTCACTAA